Proteins from a single region of Humidesulfovibrio mexicanus:
- the aroC gene encoding chorismate synthase has product MSGNTFGTLFRLTTFGESHGVGLGGVVDGCPPGLAVSEEAIQRELDRRKPGQGGPAATARKESDTVRLLSGVFEGLTTGTPIGFVIMNEDQRSRDYSAIKDVFRPGHADLGFEAKFGLRDYRGGGRSSGRETVSRVAGGAVARAFLHSLGIVVRAATIELGGIPAQARDFDGAQDRPFFSADPEAVDAWTERVQAVKAQGDTLGGVVELRASGVPAGLGEPVFDKLDARLACALMGVGAVKGVEVGAGFASARATGSANNDPITPQGFLSNNAGGILGGMSSGQEIVVRAAVKPIPSIALPQRTVSRDGEARSITIGGRHDICAIPRIVPVLGAMAALVLADFVLLQRRLGR; this is encoded by the coding sequence ATGAGCGGCAACACCTTCGGCACCCTGTTTCGCCTCACCACCTTTGGCGAGTCCCACGGCGTGGGCCTGGGCGGCGTGGTGGACGGCTGCCCGCCGGGCCTGGCCGTAAGCGAGGAGGCCATCCAGCGCGAGCTTGACCGCCGCAAGCCCGGCCAGGGCGGCCCCGCGGCCACCGCCCGCAAGGAATCCGACACCGTGCGCCTGCTCTCCGGCGTGTTCGAGGGGCTGACCACCGGCACGCCCATCGGCTTCGTCATCATGAACGAGGACCAACGCTCCCGCGACTACTCGGCCATCAAGGACGTGTTCCGCCCCGGCCACGCGGACCTGGGCTTCGAGGCCAAGTTCGGCCTGCGCGACTACCGGGGCGGCGGACGCTCCTCCGGCCGGGAAACCGTGTCGCGCGTGGCGGGCGGGGCCGTGGCGCGGGCCTTCCTGCACAGCCTGGGCATCGTCGTTCGGGCCGCCACCATCGAACTCGGCGGCATTCCGGCCCAGGCAAGGGACTTCGACGGCGCGCAGGACCGGCCCTTTTTCAGCGCCGACCCCGAGGCCGTGGACGCCTGGACCGAGCGCGTGCAGGCCGTGAAGGCGCAGGGCGACACCCTGGGCGGCGTGGTGGAGCTCCGCGCCAGCGGCGTGCCCGCCGGTCTGGGCGAGCCTGTGTTCGACAAGCTCGACGCGCGCCTGGCCTGCGCGCTGATGGGCGTGGGCGCGGTGAAGGGCGTGGAGGTGGGCGCGGGCTTCGCCAGCGCGCGCGCAACCGGCAGCGCCAACAACGACCCCATCACCCCGCAGGGCTTCCTGTCCAACAACGCGGGCGGCATCCTGGGCGGCATGTCCAGCGGGCAGGAGATCGTGGTCCGCGCAGCGGTGAAGCCCATCCCGTCCATCGCCCTGCCCCAGCGGACCGTGAGCCGCGACGGCGAGGCGCGCAGCATCACCATCGGCGGTCGGCACGACATCTGCGCCATTCCCCGTATCGTGCCAGTGCTGGGGGCCATGGCCGCCCTGGTCCTGGCGGACTTCGTCCTCTTGCAGCGCAGGCTGGGCCGATAG
- a CDS encoding GAK system ATP-grasp enzyme encodes MRIAVVGIHGAWSSEVLADAVGRATGERILVDLDRARLDLPGGRLLCPDQLGRPVDLCALDALCVKKVARSYSPEMLDRLEMLRIPAARGVRVFSDPARILRLVDRLACTVTLASVGVPLPPTTITEDPEQALDALRAYGRAILKPLFTSKARGMALVDAEALDAAELVRAVAGFQARNPVLYIQKALDLRGQDLGVCFLGGQYLGTYARRKEPDAQDDGPAAWNTSTASGGRYAPFEPPQDIIDLAWRAGAPFGLDFTCVDVALTADGPYVFEVSAFGGFRGLKAAHGIDVAEAFVAYALKELAG; translated from the coding sequence ATGCGCATCGCAGTGGTGGGCATCCACGGGGCCTGGTCCTCGGAAGTTCTGGCCGACGCCGTTGGCCGGGCCACCGGGGAACGCATTCTGGTGGACCTGGACCGCGCCCGGCTGGACCTGCCCGGCGGACGGCTTCTGTGCCCGGACCAGCTGGGGCGGCCGGTGGACCTGTGCGCCCTGGACGCCCTGTGCGTGAAGAAAGTCGCCCGGAGCTACTCTCCGGAGATGCTCGACCGCCTGGAGATGCTGCGGATTCCCGCGGCGCGCGGCGTGCGCGTGTTTTCCGATCCGGCGCGCATCCTGCGGCTGGTGGATCGGCTGGCCTGCACCGTCACCCTGGCCTCCGTCGGCGTGCCCCTGCCGCCCACCACCATCACCGAGGACCCGGAGCAGGCCCTGGACGCCCTGCGCGCATACGGCCGCGCCATCCTGAAGCCCCTGTTCACCTCCAAGGCGCGCGGCATGGCCCTTGTGGACGCCGAGGCCCTGGACGCGGCGGAGCTGGTCCGGGCCGTGGCGGGCTTCCAGGCGCGCAACCCCGTGCTCTACATCCAGAAGGCCCTGGACCTGCGCGGCCAGGACCTGGGCGTGTGCTTCCTGGGCGGCCAGTATCTGGGCACCTACGCCCGCCGCAAGGAGCCCGACGCCCAGGACGACGGCCCCGCGGCCTGGAACACCAGCACCGCCAGCGGCGGCCGCTACGCCCCCTTCGAGCCCCCGCAGGACATCATCGATCTGGCCTGGCGCGCTGGCGCGCCCTTCGGCCTGGACTTCACCTGCGTCGACGTGGCCCTTACCGCCGACGGCCCCTACGTCTTCGAGGTCTCGGCCTTCGGCGGGTTCCGGGGCCTCAAGGCCGCCCACGGCATCGACGTGGCCGAGGCCTTCGTCGCCTACGCCCTCAAGGAGCTCGCCGGGTGA
- a CDS encoding HprK-related kinase B, giving the protein MSAAPGFDALAGDWTARFPASFGFHLRLEELSVCVRGNSQAVMDDLRAYFAPFASPGAAEADISVLLLDAPAQEPPVPLAVRPHLPGKRPDKERFADFPGADGAVLGRLVRKQATGMLFLFGPGGPASASGLARNIAIGPCAANRNQLVNFICARYMERRVAQGWLLGHAAGVALPLDRGGAGLALCGFAGMGKSTLALHLAARGLDFLSNDRVLIEPASPGHGPVLHGIPKHPRLNPGTALGNPELAPFLSRALPRSLRAAYANLPPQALYGIEDKFDAIIDECFSAHKPAARSTARGAPGRFRLSAPLAGLAVLNWKHGGGPMRARRVALAERPDLLPALRKPPGVFYLPHALARARLSKTDCLAALSGVPTLELSGGSIFSAATEACLDLLHPKP; this is encoded by the coding sequence GTGAGCGCCGCCCCGGGCTTCGACGCCCTGGCCGGGGACTGGACCGCGCGCTTCCCCGCTTCCTTCGGCTTCCATCTGCGGCTGGAGGAGCTGAGCGTCTGCGTGCGGGGCAACTCCCAGGCCGTCATGGACGATCTGCGCGCCTATTTCGCTCCCTTCGCGAGCCCCGGCGCGGCCGAGGCGGACATCTCCGTGCTGCTGCTGGACGCCCCGGCGCAGGAGCCGCCGGTGCCCCTGGCCGTGCGTCCGCACCTGCCGGGCAAGCGGCCGGACAAGGAGCGTTTCGCCGACTTCCCCGGCGCGGACGGCGCCGTGCTGGGCCGCCTGGTGCGCAAGCAGGCCACCGGGATGCTCTTTCTGTTCGGCCCCGGAGGCCCGGCCAGCGCCTCCGGGCTCGCCCGGAACATCGCCATAGGGCCCTGCGCGGCCAACCGCAACCAGCTGGTGAACTTCATCTGCGCGCGCTACATGGAGCGCCGCGTGGCCCAGGGCTGGCTGCTTGGCCATGCCGCGGGCGTGGCCCTGCCGCTGGACCGGGGCGGCGCCGGACTGGCCCTGTGCGGCTTCGCGGGCATGGGCAAAAGCACCCTGGCCCTGCACCTGGCCGCGCGCGGACTGGACTTCCTGAGCAACGACCGCGTGCTCATCGAACCGGCAAGCCCCGGACACGGCCCCGTGCTGCACGGCATCCCCAAGCATCCCCGGCTGAACCCCGGCACCGCGCTGGGCAATCCGGAGCTGGCGCCCTTCCTCTCCCGCGCCCTGCCCCGGTCGCTGCGCGCGGCTTACGCAAACCTGCCGCCCCAGGCCCTGTACGGCATCGAGGACAAGTTCGACGCCATCATCGACGAGTGCTTCAGCGCCCACAAGCCCGCAGCCCGCAGCACCGCCAGGGGCGCGCCGGGGCGCTTCCGCCTGTCCGCGCCCCTGGCCGGCTTGGCCGTGCTCAACTGGAAGCACGGCGGCGGCCCCATGCGGGCGCGGCGGGTGGCGCTCGCCGAGCGGCCGGACCTGCTTCCGGCCCTGCGCAAGCCCCCCGGCGTGTTCTACCTGCCCCACGCCCTCGCCCGCGCGCGGCTCTCCAAAACGGACTGTCTGGCCGCCCTTTCCGGCGTGCCCACCCTGGAGCTCTCGGGCGGCTCGATCTTCTCCGCGGCGACGGAGGCCTGTCTCGACCTTCTGCACCCCAAGCCCTGA